In Wolinella succinogenes DSM 1740, a single genomic region encodes these proteins:
- a CDS encoding response regulator produces the protein MAECNYLEILSDKKVLCVEDEEVIRSNLMETLELFFDKVSGAKDGFEALEQAMCDTYDVFIFDISIPHLDGLEVLKRVRQFNKKTPIVILSAHKEQEYLWRAVELKITRYLTKPYDKNSLIKALEEVALELMDYHPLFQISPLHSYDFCRKAMTCKGEMVYLSKKREPTS, from the coding sequence TTTGGAAATTTTATCAGACAAAAAGGTGCTTTGTGTCGAAGATGAGGAGGTGATTCGCTCCAATTTGATGGAGACGCTAGAGCTCTTCTTTGATAAAGTCTCAGGCGCAAAAGATGGCTTTGAGGCGCTTGAACAAGCCATGTGTGACACATACGATGTCTTTATTTTTGATATTTCGATTCCTCATCTAGATGGACTCGAAGTGCTCAAAAGAGTCCGTCAATTTAACAAAAAAACCCCCATTGTCATTCTCTCAGCCCATAAAGAGCAGGAGTATCTTTGGCGCGCCGTGGAGCTTAAAATCACCCGATATTTGACCAAGCCTTATGATAAAAACAGCCTGATCAAAGCTCTTGAAGAGGTTGCTTTGGAGCTCATGGACTACCATCCTCTCTTTCAAATCTCCCCCCTGCACAGTTACGACTTTTGCCGCAAGGCCATGACCTGTAAGGGGGAGATGGTCTATCTCTCCAAAAAGCGAGAGCCGACTTCTTGA
- a CDS encoding helix-turn-helix domain-containing protein, whose protein sequence is MTYEQISEYMWEFEQPTKEAIKSIVKELRKKIDNSFIKNLYGIGYLFEV, encoded by the coding sequence ATCACCTATGAGCAGATATCTGAGTATATGTGGGAGTTTGAACAACCCACCAAGGAGGCAATCAAGTCCATCGTGAAGGAGCTGCGTAAAAAAATCGACAACTCTTTTATTAAGAATCTCTATGGAATCGGATATCTCTTTGAGGTATAA
- a CDS encoding c-type heme family protein, which yields MESDISLRYNFKIIIGSFVILYGVVTLLFFNFYRELALKDARQEAVFVLDTMNAIRDYVSIIQRPLVEELKEKHGLDPDFFDPRLLSSSYIAREIYNIQRAKKNINYDYSLTAHNPLNPEHEGSVFEKRILDDFKEGKYKEYSKIIQEEGTSYFFVGLPIRNSHPSCSKCHIASNAPKGMLEQYPNLGLFESKVGEVIAMISFKIPVWSILTYHTKEFVVGGTAMFVVFTLFVLFIYKIHKKDRELEEKTQMLMISQNRLASMGEMIGNISHQWRQPLAQVGSILVNLELYSEKEKLTHEKLSRKIQEANEQLVFMSSTIDDFRDFFRPQKEKKLFSAQEVIGQSKRLLSVSLEKFGIEVEVKIEKNFRLEGYPNEIAQVMINIINNAKEAFLESPQKNRRVLIRAFVSEGVATISISNNAGLIQESVLEHIFEPYFTTKESGSGLGLYMSQKVAEKNHALLEAKNTADGVCFTLSFNSFS from the coding sequence ATGGAATCGGATATCTCTTTGAGGTATAACTTCAAGATTATCATTGGCTCTTTTGTGATTCTTTATGGAGTGGTGACCCTCCTTTTTTTTAACTTCTATCGAGAGCTTGCACTCAAAGACGCTAGACAAGAGGCAGTCTTTGTTTTGGATACCATGAACGCGATCAGGGATTACGTCTCGATCATTCAGCGTCCTTTGGTTGAGGAGCTCAAAGAGAAGCATGGATTAGACCCTGACTTTTTTGATCCAAGACTGCTCTCCTCCTCCTATATTGCCCGAGAGATCTACAATATTCAGCGTGCCAAGAAAAACATCAACTATGACTATAGCCTCACCGCGCACAATCCTCTTAATCCTGAGCATGAGGGAAGCGTCTTTGAGAAGAGAATCTTGGATGATTTTAAAGAGGGAAAGTACAAGGAGTATTCAAAAATCATCCAAGAAGAGGGAACCTCCTATTTTTTTGTAGGCTTGCCCATTCGCAACTCTCATCCTTCTTGCTCGAAGTGTCATATCGCCTCGAATGCTCCCAAGGGAATGTTGGAGCAATACCCTAATCTAGGGCTCTTTGAGAGCAAGGTTGGAGAGGTGATCGCCATGATCTCATTTAAGATTCCCGTTTGGAGTATTTTGACCTACCACACCAAAGAGTTTGTGGTTGGCGGGACGGCGATGTTTGTCGTGTTTACGCTTTTTGTCTTGTTCATTTACAAGATACACAAAAAAGATCGAGAGCTGGAGGAGAAGACTCAAATGCTCATGATCAGCCAAAATCGCCTCGCCTCCATGGGGGAGATGATCGGGAATATTTCCCATCAGTGGCGGCAGCCCTTGGCGCAGGTGGGTTCGATCTTGGTCAATCTAGAGCTCTATAGTGAAAAGGAAAAGCTCACCCATGAGAAGCTTTCGCGCAAAATTCAAGAGGCCAATGAGCAGCTAGTCTTTATGTCGAGCACGATTGATGATTTTAGGGATTTTTTCCGCCCCCAGAAAGAGAAAAAACTCTTTAGCGCCCAAGAGGTGATTGGACAATCCAAAAGACTTTTGAGTGTCTCGCTGGAAAAATTTGGCATTGAGGTTGAGGTGAAGATAGAGAAGAATTTTAGACTTGAGGGCTACCCAAATGAGATTGCACAGGTGATGATCAATATTATCAATAACGCCAAGGAAGCCTTTTTGGAGAGCCCCCAGAAGAATCGCCGTGTGCTTATCCGAGCGTTTGTCTCAGAGGGCGTGGCGACGATCTCTATCAGCAACAATGCAGGTTTAATTCAAGAGAGCGTTTTGGAACATATTTTTGAACCCTACTTCACCACCAAAGAATCAGGCAGCGGATTGGGACTCTATATGAGCCAAAAAGTGGCTGAGAAGAATCACGCCCTCTTGGAGGCCAAAAATACGGCTGATGGAGTCTGTTTCACTCTCTCATTTAATTCCTTCTCTTAA